The genomic interval TggccttgggaaaaaaatcttttgtacCCAAACAAAGcccaggaaaatatttatatccCTCAAAGGTGCAGAGCCCTAAATGCGCTGCCCAGCCTGGGTGTGGGGGGTCGCGGAACCATGGAATTTGTGAGTCCACAGAGCTTTTTGTGTGGCAAGGATTGGTGCTACCCACAGCAGTATGCTGGGAGGAATATAAAACCacccctggagcatccctgctctgaatttccctttagaaaaataatcagGTACAGAGATCACCTCCAAATGATCcaggagaaaatgcagagaaCACGACAGAACTCCCCATCCTGGAGGGAATTTCttctgaacaaaaataaataaataaaaatccccaGCAGCCTTGCTAGATAGCAAATATCCCATTAAAGACTCCAAGTCCATCTGGAGCAATTACAGAGAGGAGCATTAGGCCAGGTCAGCAATCAGGAGGTGCACTAATTAGCTGCAATAAAGGCTAAAATGAACCTTTATTTGCTGCTGGGCTACAAGGCCATTGCTTCagacagaaaagggaaatgttGCAGACAGAGAAAATTCAGCTTGGACAGAATTGAGGTTTGGGGCATTTCTGGCTTGGTTCCATGGCATTTCTACAGCTCTCCAGCACCAGCCTCCTTATCAGCAGCAAGGTTTTATTGCTATTCTTTGGGCAAACCCTTCATATCTGCtccaagcaaaaagaaaaaatccttacAAGGCATTCAGGGAGTTCATTTTCTCGCCTTGCAAAAGACTGCAGTCCACCAAAAGGTTTTGCTGAGGCTGCCCTGCCGTTGTTTGGTTTATGTCTTTGTTTTGTAAGGATTTCTTGCAGGATTTctcccaggagagctgagctgggctcttTGCTGCTCCTTTTGGCTGAGCAGGGTCGTGTTCTGCTCCAGGGAATGCTGGAAAATGCCACAGGACCATGAGCCCACTCAGACATTAAAAAGTGGCAGGGAAAAATCaacaagagagagagagaaaaccaTAGAAAAGGTAGAATTCGTCTGAAATCCCACGAGCttggaaaatgctgcttttgagACATTTtgggagcctggagcagctcctggggcttcCTGCTGCATCTCCTTGGCCCACAGAATCCCTGACGCTGGGAAAGGTCTCCAGATCATATTTTCCAAAGTTTTTTCCATCCCAGtcaggacagcagggagggcctggtgcccagccctggaatCCACCCAGAAAATCCACCTGGCCTCCCTGGGTTTGTAGGCTGAGGGGGAAATTCAAATTGTGCCTGAAACACAAGcatggatttggggattttggaggcTTGGACAGCTGGAGGATGAGTCTGGCTGCAGAAAAAGCTTTTGGTAACAAGTTAAAGCTGTCAGtgagctgtgcagcccctgggatGTCACCCACAGTGGGGGACAGCTTTCCCCAGGGCTTGGGGTTTAAATGcctgttcccagctctgccagcctgcccGGGTGAAGCACTGTCTCAATCTACTCGTGGAGCACTTCCTTctggctttttttatttttgtaattaagAAGGAGGTAGAATTGACTGTGATTTTCCCTGGTATCTCTGAATCACACTCCAGGCCCTGCAATTCCGCTGTCTGCAATCTTCCCCAGCCATTCTGGCCTCAGCTTTGAAGTGATTTAGGGATTGTTTATCACACAGACAATCAGACACGCTCCTTCCCAGACACCCAGAACTGCCAGGGAGCCGAATGTTCCCTTTGCTGGGGGGCTCAGACACAAAGGCAGAGCTAACCAGGTTACCTGGCACCACCtgagcccggccctgccctcccagccagctccaggtggGCATTGCAATGTAAACACCATGCAGGAATGTGACCTGCAGCATCTGCCACCGGCTGGGAACAGGCACAAACCCAATTACTGCAGCAGGAAATTGCCAGCCCCGGTAATTCAGACATAAATCTGCATCCTCAAGGTTTATTTGGTGTGACtttggctctggctgcagcctccgggagctgagccctgctgctggcctggcagtggggcagggcagggccaggttAGAAGATGAAAGTTGCAcagatgtgtgtgtgcttggcagGAAGATTTTTCAATGTATAATAAGATTTTTGTATAAATcttgtataaatatataaataagatTTTTCAAATGTATAATCCTGGTGCTACGGTCTGGTTGaggtgtcagggcacaggttggacttgatggtcttagaggtctcttccaacctcatcattctgtgattctgtgactctgtgatctGAAAAAGGagtagaaatgaaagcaagttttgatatagaagaaaagaattgctgagccagtctcactggataaccagggaggcaaagggtgtgttagttagaagggtttttatggcttagagcaaaggataaacccaccccaaacaaaaaGATGTTTTACCAAACacaaagatagcacaggcaaacaaggcagcaaatgtGGCAGGTcgaaaaaagaattttctactgcaaaaaaattgaaaaacaacttctggcttaaactgtaatgtactgacttttagtgattggagaacagtaacatgaatatgataattacagtagttatgatagaCTATAGGTAAAAGTTAgggtatagattggttctgctgcatcaagatgctcagcaaagaaaagtatataatgcattgtgaCCAAACGAAAAGTATAGAATGCATTTGTAATCAAAAGAAAGCTGATGGGTATAGGCACAGCTCTATCACCCACACCCCTGGACTGCTGTGACACCTTgaatacaataaactgcatttgtAATAAGCTGCATTTTGTAATAAGCTGCATTTTGTAATaagctgcattttgaagagctgcctgAGTCCCACATCTCCCATTTCATCTCTCACACCCATGTTCTGCTCCCAGCCCCCTCAGCAGGTTCTGGgccccatccccagctcagTTCTGGGTCCAACCCTCCCATTTCCATCATTCCCCCAGCGGTTCCCTGGCAGGGAACTCAGCCCACGGCCcagagggaggcagaggcaggagctcagctcttTAATGTCACACAATTGTCATTGCTCTGTGCCATGGCATCATCTCACGCTGTGGATTTCACCCAGGGTGGGCTCACCCCTCCCATGGTGTCACCCCAGAGCTCATCACACACATGGTGTCACCCCAGACTTGTCACACACCTGGGGTCACcccagagctggccctgctgtgaGCACACCCCCTGTGTCACATCCTCTGCAGgaccctcagcagctgcttttccatctTTGCTGGGTTTTTCCAGCAAACTCAGAGAACGGTGCCAGCTCAAAGTCACTTCAGTGTTTGccaggagctgtcccaggggGAGGGAGGTGCTCAGAGGAGCTGTACATATTTGTTTAGACTGGCACTGACTGCCCATTTCTTCACACAGACGAGCTCCCAGCTCATAACCTGTCTTGTTCAATCAGATTTGCAGCTCCTGGGTTTCCCTCTGAAGCTTTGTACATTTTCCAGCTGGTGATTTGACAGAGCTCTCTGAactcaggagctgctcagagatTCTCTGTCTTGCTGTTCGCACTTGAAAACGAGATTACATTTCTGGCTGATGTCAGTTCgggcttttcctgctttttttcacACGGCCTGAACACAAACAATCAGCTCTGAGGCTGCACTGCGCAGTAAATATTAACGATGGCTGTCAGCAAACATCTGATGCAGTGACAAGGGCTGAGATTATGACCTGGTTTTATGCCAGGTGAGGTTTGCAGCCCTGCATACAGCTCAGAAGGATTTATGAACAGCTGGATACAGCCCAGGAAGCAGAAACAGCCATGAGGACCCCTGAATTCTGCTGGTTTGTCTTTTCCCAGCATTAAAGCCCCACAAGATCAGCAAGGCAAGGGGGATGTGGGTGgtgcctgctgctctgtcctggggTCAGGGGCAGAGGCTGAtggggcaggctgtgctcaggaaCTGCTCGCCTTTTATATCCTTAAAAATTCCCCTTCATATCCTTAAAAATTCCCCTTCATATCCTGACAAATTCCCCATCCCAAggctcccaggctgcagctgaggagctgggggtggcACTCTCTGGGATGGGGTGTGGGGTGATGGAGAGGAGGGGATGAAGgctcctgttcctgcagagtctgccttcctctgcctccaaaggcagcagccagagaggagtgtgtcccctgccagccaggagctctgggggcTGATTTCCCTCAGATTTATCTGATTTATCTGGGGCTGATTTCCCTCAGATTTATCTGATTTATCTGGGGCTCATTTCCCTCAGATTTATCTGATTTATCTGGGGCTGATTTCCCCAGATTTATCTGATTTATCTGGGGCTCATTTCCCCCCTCTGTtctgagctgagcctgcccagTGCAGCCAAGCCCcatctccctgcagagcccctttTCCCCAGCTTCCCCTGCACTCTGtgcctgttctgctgctgtgccactcCTCGTGCCCCTGCCGTGTGCCACCAGCTCccctggcaggcaggggcttgggtaaaaacacaaaaaatgcttttcacCATGTGCTTTTCCCCAAATTGCTTTTCACCAACTGCCCTGGCAGAAAGTGGCTTGgctaaaaccacaaaaaccgCTTTTCGCCATGTGCAAGGACAATCCTgcgctgtcccctccctgccccgagCCTGGCAGCGATGCTGCAGCcgggctgggggtgccctgcccctggcacGCTCATCATTGAGCTGATTGCATGCCAGGCAGGATGGCAGcggggaggcagagctgctcgGGCTAAATGTgctcactcactcactctcatcagcctctcctccttccccagcccagcatggcagctgggggaggcacagtgctttcctctcctttaaaagggttttttgctttgcttctgaAGTCTCTTTAAAGGCATTTCTAGGCCTGTTAATTATTCATGATGCCGTGATTATGTTTAGTCCACTGTGATCACTCTTTCTTTGGTGAGGAAAGTTGTTATTTGTGAGTCAAAAGCTCTTTATGAAGCAGACGGGCTGGTATCGTCAGAAAGGCTTGGGGGAGCAGTTGGAATTATTAAAAGAAGCTTTGATTAAAGACAGGGAGTTAATTTAACAAGAGTAactggttttctctttttttttttttttttgtgcagaaCAAAGCCCAGCCAGGGATGTGTCAGGGCTCACCCGGAGCAGCAGGACTCACTCAGCTGCCCCAGGAGATGGGCAGAGCATCCCTTTTATCTCTTTTGGGTGCTCTGAGTGGCTTTTGTCCACAggctcagaaatgaaatttggctgtgagggtgaagctcagagcagctgcctttgatcctgccaggctggctgcaaACAGCCTGGTGTGTCCTGTTTGATCTGAAAATATCATTTATTCTGCTCACtttgggaggggagggggcttGGAGCTCCTCATTTTCCCTCTGTCACAGTGACACTGAGGTGAATCATCCAACAGGGGAATTCAGCCTCATCTGAACTCAGCAGTTCTGGAGATTCTGGTTTCTGCATAAACTGAGGGCTTCGGGGCAGGGATTATGCTGTGTTGGCTCAGACCTTTGGATCTGAAACGCCATTAAACTGAAATTTCAGCTTGTTAGTTCTTGGAGATGGACAGACAGCTTTCTTGCCCAGCAGTGGGAAGgaatttctttgcatttttttttcttctttgatatAAAGAAAGTgcactttattttaaaagtgctgATTTAAGCCTGGCTGAGGGTCCACCTGCACAAACACCAAACCTGACCGTGCAGCTTGAGaaacataaattaaaatattccaaaataaaataatgaagtcCTCCAGCATGAATCCAGCTGGGCACCTCTGCCTtcctcccaccctgcccagcccactCCTGCCTGGGAGAGCAGAGACATTTCAGACCATTTCCCTTCTGGCTGTGCCCTTTGCAGCTTTCCTCTCTCGTGTCTGACTCTCGTGGCTGCAGGCAAGTCAAACAGCAGAATTCTCAAGGAAACGCTGGGGtaagggagggaaaaggaaaagccagtcagaaaaaaggcaaatctcATGTGAGGGCAGCtcttgctctgtgtgtttgagctgtgcagcagaaccagggctccctgagcccagaggaaagcagaacaaaacaacCAGATCGACATCAGGGTGACTTGTGCAAGTCTCTCTTTAATGACAGTGCTGCATGAAGACATTGTTGGTGTCACATTTACCTGTGATGGGCATTTTATACATTCCTGACTCCCAGGGGAGCCGTGTTTGCACTGGAGATGTTCACCACAAGAGGTAGtggctttatttttcctgttttccttttttttaaattattattattatttcagcaGGATTGGATAAGCTGGTTGGACCTACTGGAGTTCATTTACTCTTCAGCCAGGAAGATAAAGAGTTCTGTGGAGTGGGAGCAAGCAGGCAAGCAGCAAATACAGTGCAGGCAGAATTCACTGGCTTTTAATTCAAACCTGTTTGGGGGTGCAGAGATCCCCAGCCAGGGCTTCAGCAAGCTGGGAACCACAGGGAGGGAAAGCAGGACCAGGAAGACTCAATAAGCAGAACAAAAGCTTCAATTATAAATCATGAATCCCAAAAGAGGGGCTAGAGCAAGGCTCCGAAGGTCTGGAGGAACAAAGAAATGAAATCTTCTGGTTAAGGTGGTTTTACAAACCGGCTCAGTGCCCTCCCCATCAGCAGCAGAGGTCCTTGGGGAAGCAGGGGTTGATTTTTCCAGGGTGAAAGGAACAGTGAGGTCTGGGTTTggcaggctcagagctggggagaggctCCCAAATCccttgggctgggctcagaggagctcccagtgctctcctggtgccagcacaccctgccctgctcctggcactgctccacTCCTTGGGCACCAGAGCTGAGGATGACTTTGGTGCTGTCTCCAAGCGGGGAAGGCTCAGTCCTGGGTGTCAAAGTGCTTGGTTTGCTGTCTGGAAGTGCAGGAGTTTTCTagggaaggaaaagctgctgcagagctgggcaggcctggcactgccaccctccCAAGGGCACTGGGCACCTTCACACTCCCTCAGTTCAGCCTGGAGCGGTGGGAAGGAGCAGTTTCAAGTGTCCTGGGGATGGAGGCTGCAGGTGGTTCCTCACAGCCAAtactgcagctctgggaatcACACCTGGGGTTTGCTCCACATGAAGGaccctgcctcctcctgcagccttctTCCCCCCATGGCATTTTGGATGAGTTTTTCAGGTGGGCTGAGCTCTAAGGTTCTGCTTCtagattcagaaaaaaaaaaaattgggagcGAGGTTCACAGCACTGGAGATGAGGATTTTAAAACTGGACACAAAGTAAAATTATGGCACAAAGTGAAGATATTATCCACATCATCCTGAGGGATATTATTATTCCATTTATCctgtttttattccttttatcctGAGAGCTCACACCGGCCTTCAGTACAGGGAAAACATCACCTATGGCAACTTCCAAAtgctttaaagctttttttggTCTATACATGTCATATTTGCTATTTTTGTTCAGCTCCTCAGCTGTTAATTCCCTAAGTCAAACAGATCTTTCTGCttgtaaatacatttaaaaatagacTTGTTGCTATTTTTCTGCCCCAAAACCTCCTGCCTTTGCATCATGCTGTGGATATTGGGGTACAAGTCTGAGTTGATTCTCATCACTGAGTGAATTTGTTTGGTTAAAACTGAATTTGTTTGGTTTATACCTCTTTTTGGAAGAAAGAGCAGCTCATGTGTGCCCGAGATCCCTTGAGTTGGAGTTCCCAGTTTTGCAGTTTTTAGCTCTGAAGAGCCGGGTTCAAACGTTACACAAGGCTGTGGGCTGAAAAATCAAAGCCCTGGATTGCAGCCCATTCCAGGAATGGCAGGTTTGGAACAGAAACCTGGGGATTAAGGTGGGACTGCTGCTTCCATTTCAGAAAACAGCTGGGATTATGTGCTAGAGCTGCTTGGTGTAATCTCCTCCTGAAGCAGGGTTGGAACTCatcctgccagcacaggagagTGCTCTGCTAGCAACACAGGAAATCCAGGGAATTACAGGAAACCTTGGCAGAGCTTCACCTCATCTGAAGCAGGAACTGAGTGAATATTCCACAAACTGcatagagaaaaaaagggattCTATTGCTTTCCCAATTGTGATTTCACTCCTttagaaaacagcaggaaattGCACCCTGGGAGTCTGCCCCTGGTTATGGCTATTGCAaccctctgctgctccacatcCTGCAGGGATTTCTAGCCAGACCTATTTCCACGTTGTTTTATTCACCTTGCTGCGTTTTATTTACAGAGATATTGCAAAATATCATGTGAACTGAGTACAAACAGCATGTAGAGCGTGGCTTTGGCGGTGCCAGATTCAGCGTGGTGGAATGATGCTCTTGTGGGGTTTCCATTCCTAGAATCCATGGAAAAATAGATAGCAGAGAGTAAGGGACGCTGGAAACATCCAGACCTTCCCAGAGTCCAGCTTGGACACAGGAGCTGGTCCAGGCAGGGGCTTTCTTGAGTTTTTATTCTGGCTTTTTCCAAAATGCACAGTTTTATCTCCTTGACTGTTGATTTAAATTAGGCACAATGTTATTCTGCACTCTCTGGGGAGAGACAGAGGCAAATCAGACCCGAGGCGCTCCTTGGGCCCCTGATTCAggtgagaagcagcagccctggcctggctgggtGCTCAGGGTGCCCCCCGGCACAGTGTCCTCGTGTCTGTACATTCACCACgctgccaccctgccctgctgtcacctgggcagagcctggagatGAGATGCTGGTGGGCAGAAATCGCTGATGGGAGCTGAGGGGGTCCTGTTGGATGTACACCATGCAAGACAAGGTTCCACTCCTCGAgtttctctctctccatctctttttttttttttggcttggaGCTCCACAATCCATCCTATTCATCCCTATTTACACCGATGGTTTGATGTGAGACTGATGCCCCCTTCTCCCTTCCACCCATGGCTCATAGgctcccactgctgcagggTCTGGGGGTGGCAGAACCTTCTCGACCCGTCTGGGGACCTCTGAAAGTTCTTGGGTTGGTTTTTATGGGATTTCTGAAGGCTTCAGCAGTTAAACACCGGGCGGGTCAGCTCGAGGTGAAGGCAAAGCTATTGCACGGAGCTCGCAGAGGCCctggctggctcctgctgccagggggaAGCATGGCCTTGTCTTTGGTGAGAGTTGTACCCAGCGCTACCTCCTGCTGCCCCGTGGCCACCCCGTGTCCACAGTGCCCTCCAGGCCGGGCGGTGGCCACGGGCGAGAACCGAGCGAGAGCTCCTCGGTTCCTGCACCTCCACTTCCAGCACAGCGCGAGGCTGGCTCTGAAAAGCACCCTGGGGGCCGGTCCAGAGGTCACCCAGAGAGGTGAGACACCCTCCCGCCTCGTTCCAACCCCACCAGGTGCCCGGGCACCGCGCGgtgcccagctccagagctccagCCCCCTCCCCGGCACGGATGGCATCGCTCCCTCTTCCCCCTCCGTTCCCAAAAAAAAGCGGGCGCTGTTTGTGGCTTTAGCAGTGGAGGATCTTCATGAAAGCCTTGCGAAACTCGATGTTGAAGGTGGTGTAGATAATGGGGTTGACAGCGCTGTTGACGTAGCCGAGCCACGTGAAGGCGCTGTACATGGCCGGCGGGATGTTGCAGTCGCAGTGCATGTTCAGGATGTGAGTGATGAAGAAGGGGAGCCAGCAGATGATGAAAACACCTGGGGGGGAAAAGGACAGAGGAGGAGTTTGATGGCTGAAAGCTGGGGGGGTTCTCGGGCTGGAGGAACAGCGAGGTTCTCTTTGGTGGAAGGGGAATTTATTTCACAGAGGAATGGgatttgtgtttgtgtgctcAGTGTCCTGCTCTGCGTTCTGCCCTGGCACTAAGGAACTCCTCTGCTCATGGAATGagctcagacacagcagaaaCTCTGCCCTTCAaggtgccagctctgctgccttttatttcagaaagcCCAGGAGTCTTCCCTGGTTTTGGGAGCTCAGCTGGCCCCGAGTGGGGCAGCTTTGGGCACCCTTggtgcagccctgtgccagcttAGTGCACTGCGCACCCATGGGCAGCCCTTtgcctgtcacagacatcttttatgaaaaatcctttccttagggtttttttctcctgagaagctgagaggcctcaggaacaaaatgtaaacaatggttatctgctgctgtggaatgcaacaggtgcatctgggattggtctcatgtggttgtttctaattaatggccagttacagtcagctggctcggactctctggttagtcacaaacctttgttatcattccttccttttgtattcttagccagccttctgatgaaatcctttcttctattcttttagtatatttttaatataatatatataataaaataataaataaataaaataataaataaataaatataataataaataaaataataaaataataaatcaagccttctgaaacatggagtcattattctcatctcttccctcatcctcagacccctaTGAACACCAGCACACTTTCCTGCCATCTTCTCCTGATGTGTGAAGGGAAATGAGTTCTTTGGGGGGTTGGAAAATCAGCCTGCACAGGACAGGGGTTtctgcagggagcccagggcaggcagggcacgCTCTCACCGAGCACGATGGCCAGCATCTGCGTggctttcttctccttctgctgggaCATTTTCCTCCTGATGACGGCCTTGAGCAAGTTCCTCGTCTTGCCGTTGGGCAGGGAGTGGATCTCGAAGACCTTGGCTGTGTGGTGGGATTCTTTGGCATGGCCATTCTTCTCcaccttcccagggctgctcaggggtGCCTGCAGGGTAGAGTTGTTGCCCCGATTAGAAGCAACTGGCACAATCAACTGGTGGTTACTTGGTGCTGTGGGTTTGAGGGCCGTTTTCTCAGGGGGACTGGTACTGGACACCATCTCCATTTCCATCTCTTCTATGTGACTCTCTGCCTCCTGGACAAGAATCAAATGTCCACAACATAATGACAGGTAAATACACAGAGAGGAGCAACGAGCATTCCTTACAGAGTGAAGCTGGATGATGCTGGAGAACAGTCAGTccctcttctccctccctgcctggagGAAGGGCTGTGCGGTGTTGGGGTGTtctgggcagatgggatggaCAGAGCTGCACTGGAGGATTCTCCTTTTTGGCACAAAGAGGCTCAGAAATGGGGGAGACGCTGTCTCCACTCTCTACAGATTTTGTTCAGGTTTTCagagtgaaaataaataaaaatggaatcagcaaccaaaacccaacaaagccAATGCAGTCCAAGATTTAAATaacagagaggagaaggaaatcAAAAGCATAAAAATGTTCAAATGCCGTGGCTTTTAGAGCTGATCTTTCGGTGAGCTTAATCTGGCTTTGTGAGCTCTATGAGCTTAAACCCCCTGCTTCACTCCAAGGAATGGGAAGACTATTTAAATTTTGAGATTGAATGGTAACCTTTGCTCTTAGGTTTAGTTTTCTCCCACCCTACATAAATGAACCTCGTGTcctgagggagaaggggaaggcTGAAAGCTCTGGAAAGCTCCCACTTCTCTTTAACACTCACCACTTTGCGCTTATTAACTTGGAAGCTCCCATTGGACTTCACAATAACTGTGCAGAGCTTGACGTCTTCTGGATGAGTGCATTTGTCCTAAGGGGCAAGCACCAGCTCAGAGGTTACATAGGCAGAGAGGGGTTGGGAAGGGAAGCTGGTAAGGGAGGCACGTGGGAACACAAAGGGATGAGTCAGGAGTTCAGCAGCGCGGCTCAGGAGCCGAGCACGATGGAGAGGTGGATGGAGAATGccgaggaggagcagggatggaggctgCCACCCCTGTGCTGTGCACCAGAACAAGGAGGCCACggagctctgctgtgtctgCGTGTCCCTGTctggctgcctcctctgcaggcagcagggtgtgGAGCTGGAGCATCCCccgggctgtgctgtgtgtgctgccagagccctgctTTGACAAGTGGGTTCACAGCCAGCCCGCCCAGCTGGGctccctcacacacagctcctgcagggacaggctggtgctgcagagctgtgcttcccagagaggagctgtgcaCCCCAGGCGCTGCCACcgagctctggggacacctgaCACCCCCTAAAGGAGgttcaggagagctggagaggggcttggAGTGGTGGGGCACGAGGAAATGGCGTTAAACTGAAGGGAGATGGGTTTAGTTAGGGTATCagggagaaattcctccctgtgagggtgggcagacCCTGGcagagggtgcccagagcagctgtggctgcccctggatccctggcagtgcccaaggccaggttggatggggtttggagcaacctgggatggtggaaggtgtccctgcccatgggctTTAGTGTCCCTCctgacccaaaccattcctCGCGTCTGTGATCCTGCAGGACTGACTCACACAGCGGTGCAGCCTCTGTTCCTGGctaccccagcccagcccacgGCAATGCTGGgggtcactgcagcagctcctggtgcagatCTGCTGCTGGATCATCCCCGAAATCCAGGGAAGCCCGAGGAGCCGCAGCCAGCGAGCCGGGAGCCCAGGGAGCGCAGCTGGGACCCCAAAGTGACCCCAGCacccagctgtgggagctctgccccaggcagggcggcgtggggcagggggagcagggcagggggaggctgTGGAGGCTGGCTACCTTCAGGGGGGCCTGCGTGTCCGAGTCCAGCACGTGGCTGCTGCGCTTGGTGCTGACGCGCTTCCTGCGCCGCCGCAGCACGATGTAGATCTGCACGTACACCAGCAGCGTCACCATGAAGGGCACGTAGAAGGACACGATGGAGGAGTACACCACGAAGGCGGGGTTGCCAATGATGCACTCCTTCTCATCTGCAAGAGAAAACCTC from Ammospiza nelsoni isolate bAmmNel1 chromosome 24, bAmmNel1.pri, whole genome shotgun sequence carries:
- the DRD2 gene encoding D(2) dopamine receptor isoform X2; its protein translation is MDPLNLSWYDGDRNWSRALNASEAAHRPHYNYYAVLLALLIFIIVFGNVLVCMAVSRERALQTTTNYLIVSLAVADLLVATLCMPWVVYMEVVGEWRFSRIHCDIFVTLDVMMCTASILNLCAISIDRYTAVAMPMLYNTRYSSKRRVTVMIAVVWVLSFAISCPLLFGLNNTDEKECIIGNPAFVVYSSIVSFYVPFMVTLLVYVQIYIVLRRRRKRVSTKRSSHVLDSDTQAPLKEAESHIEEMEMEMVSSTSPPEKTALKPTAPSNHQLIVPVASNRGNNSTLQAPLSSPGKVEKNGHAKESHHTAKVFEIHSLPNGKTRNLLKAVIRRKMSQQKEKKATQMLAIVLGVFIICWLPFFITHILNMHCDCNIPPAMYSAFTWLGYVNSAVNPIIYTTFNIEFRKAFMKILHC
- the DRD2 gene encoding D(2) dopamine receptor isoform X1; the encoded protein is MDPLNLSWYDGDRNWSRALNASEAAHRPHYNYYAVLLALLIFIIVFGNVLVCMAVSRERALQTTTNYLIVSLAVADLLVATLCMPWVVYMEVVGEWRFSRIHCDIFVTLDVMMCTASILNLCAISIDRYTAVAMPMLYNTRYSSKRRVTVMIAVVWVLSFAISCPLLFGLNNTDEKECIIGNPAFVVYSSIVSFYVPFMVTLLVYVQIYIVLRRRRKRVSTKRSSHVLDSDTQAPLKDKCTHPEDVKLCTVIVKSNGSFQVNKRKVEAESHIEEMEMEMVSSTSPPEKTALKPTAPSNHQLIVPVASNRGNNSTLQAPLSSPGKVEKNGHAKESHHTAKVFEIHSLPNGKTRNLLKAVIRRKMSQQKEKKATQMLAIVLGVFIICWLPFFITHILNMHCDCNIPPAMYSAFTWLGYVNSAVNPIIYTTFNIEFRKAFMKILHC